A stretch of the Equus caballus isolate H_3958 breed thoroughbred chromosome X, TB-T2T, whole genome shotgun sequence genome encodes the following:
- the LOC138921928 gene encoding rhox homeobox family member 1-like, with the protein MDPRAESPEAHGLLDSTRDLEPPQQCSDEGDDEDREEGHEAKRVEISLSADGGEEEEGIQAEPEQEAAAAAAQGKEAGDGAGEGEEKDDGAVGAGAPANREAGGDGGREAGEQGPEEQPPQAAVECPQPGARRQAGRRATFTPVQLRELEGVFRHTPYPELWLRQELARRMGVTEARVQVWFKNRRAKWRRWQRALMFRVMPPVVLGPPVVIGSGRPRSTILIRTPDCMRMLLQPLPPGLPLPPGSPFPPVFLPPPP; encoded by the exons ATGGATCCCAGAGCAGAATCCCCAGAAGCACACGGCCTCTTGGACAGCACTCGGGACCTGGAGCCTCCACAGCAGTGCAGCGACGAGGGAGACGACGAGGACCGGGAAGAAGGGCATG AAGCGAAACGTGTGGAGATCTCGCTTAGCGCAGacggaggagaagaggaagaagggataCAGGCCGAACCTgagcaggaagcagcagcagcagccgcacaagggaaagaggcaggagacggagcaggagaaggagaagaaaaggacgACGGCGCCGTTGGCGCGGGAGCTCCCGCGAACCGCGAGGCCGGCGGCGATGGCGGCCGAGAAGCGGGAGAGCAGGGGCCGGAGGAGCAGCCCCCGCAGGCCGCCGTCGAATGTCCGCAGCCTGGAGCCAGGCGGCAGGCGGGCCGCCGCGCCACGTTCACCCCGGTGCAGCTGCGGGAGCTGGAGGGCGTTTTCCGCCACACTCCGTATCCCGAATTGTGGTTGCG ACAGGAGCTTGCTAGACGCATGGGTGTGACTGAAGCCAGGGTGCAG GTTTGGTTTAAGAATAGGAGGGCCAAGTGGAGGAGATGGCAGAGGGCGTTGATGTTCAGAGTCatgccccccgtggtcctgggcCCCCCCGTCGTCATTGGCTCGGGCAGACCCAGAAGTACCATCCTGATTCGGACTCCGGATTGCATGCGGATGCTTTTGCAGCCGCTGCCGCCGGGGCTGCCTCTGCCGCCCGGGTCTCCCTTTCCTCCTGTGTTCTTGCCGCCTCCGCCCTAG